One stretch of Streptomyces agglomeratus DNA includes these proteins:
- a CDS encoding rod shape-determining protein: MSVYFAPSDDPTTWPVCRRCPGIALDMGSSRTRAWAPGRGIILDVPTITFEGAAGSHPIQRGTIVDPQGTARMLQRLLGPRIPRHARPLIALTTPVLGGIAYREAARTALEVLRPRTVLTIPTATAVALGAGADMSRPLLIVDIGAHLTDVFLLSDGAVVDAHRTALGTDDLDHATTHRTIADAVTGTVTDMLRKDHTTQTLDAVQSGVLLAGGGALRPHFAGQLAQDLHVPVRLLPAPHTAALRGAAKILQSARGHPSATHFAGHPPPR; the protein is encoded by the coding sequence ATGTCCGTGTACTTCGCACCCTCTGATGACCCCACCACCTGGCCGGTGTGCCGACGCTGTCCCGGGATCGCCCTTGACATGGGCAGCTCCCGCACCCGCGCCTGGGCGCCCGGCCGCGGGATCATCCTCGACGTCCCCACCATCACCTTCGAGGGCGCCGCAGGGTCCCACCCCATCCAGCGCGGCACCATCGTCGACCCCCAGGGCACCGCACGGATGCTGCAGCGTCTCTTGGGCCCCCGCATTCCCCGCCACGCCCGGCCTCTTATCGCCCTAACCACGCCCGTGCTGGGCGGCATCGCCTACCGCGAGGCAGCGCGCACCGCATTGGAAGTGCTACGCCCCCGGACCGTGTTGACCATCCCCACCGCCACAGCAGTGGCGCTGGGCGCGGGGGCGGACATGAGCCGCCCCCTGCTCATCGTGGACATCGGCGCCCACCTCACCGATGTGTTTCTGCTCAGCGACGGGGCGGTCGTCGATGCGCACCGCACCGCCCTGGGCACCGACGACCTGGACCACGCGACCACCCATCGCACCATCGCCGACGCGGTGACCGGCACGGTGACCGATATGCTCCGAAAGGACCACACCACACAGACCCTCGACGCCGTCCAAAGCGGAGTCCTCCTGGCCGGCGGCGGTGCCCTGCGCCCCCACTTCGCCGGCCAGCTCGCGCAAGACCTACACGTGCCCGTGCGGCTGCTGCCCGCCCCGCACACCGCCGCCCTTCGCGGCGCCGCCAAAATCCTGCAGTCCGCCCGCGGACACCCTTCCGCCACCCACTTCGCCGGCCACCCGCCACCGCGGTAG
- a CDS encoding TraR/DksA family transcriptional regulator, with translation MNNQVIGADNAGLRPEDLAGLRENLHEQRLFRKDQLQQIAAPSQTRAQRMRGRQAASQMEVHVKLAASARMVLSDVEAALQRMDQGRYGRCHLCAQPIALARLKIVPQARYCGRCHHVREAGR, from the coding sequence GTGAACAACCAGGTCATCGGCGCCGACAACGCGGGCCTGCGGCCCGAGGATCTCGCCGGACTGCGCGAGAACCTGCATGAGCAGCGCCTATTCCGCAAGGACCAGCTGCAGCAGATCGCAGCGCCTTCCCAGACGCGGGCCCAGCGGATGCGCGGGCGCCAAGCGGCTTCACAAATGGAGGTCCACGTCAAGCTTGCCGCCTCCGCCCGCATGGTTCTTTCGGACGTGGAAGCGGCGCTGCAGCGTATGGACCAGGGCCGTTACGGCAGGTGCCACCTGTGCGCCCAGCCCATCGCCCTGGCACGCCTGAAGATCGTGCCGCAAGCCCGCTACTGCGGCCGCTGCCACCACGTCCGAGAAGCAGGTCGGTGA
- a CDS encoding TraR/DksA family transcriptional regulator, with the protein MPLDTAARRESGPEHLTAHEARQRLEHERASRLVQLTAIEEAGPGANDQVMAVQKDALQRVLKAIDAAFDRLENGTYGICQDCAQPIPVQRLEILPYARCCVGCQRRTT; encoded by the coding sequence ATGCCGCTCGACACCGCCGCCCGCCGGGAGTCCGGCCCTGAACATCTGACGGCGCATGAGGCCCGGCAGCGTCTTGAGCATGAGCGCGCCTCGCGGCTCGTCCAGCTCACCGCGATCGAAGAGGCCGGGCCTGGGGCGAACGACCAGGTCATGGCCGTACAGAAGGACGCCTTGCAGCGCGTGCTGAAAGCAATCGACGCTGCCTTCGATCGCCTCGAGAACGGCACCTACGGAATCTGCCAGGACTGTGCCCAGCCCATCCCCGTCCAACGACTGGAGATCCTGCCGTACGCGCGCTGCTGCGTCGGATGCCAGCGCCGCACCACCTGA